A stretch of Allostreptomyces psammosilenae DNA encodes these proteins:
- a CDS encoding PadR family transcriptional regulator has translation MSATRLLVLGVVRGYGRAHGYLVRHELVSWGAQDWANVKWGSIYHALRQLAKEGLLSSTEIAQWPGRVDYEITERGDEEFLRLLRDALARPEHRPDMLGAALVLLPALPRAEAVALLRERLDALEAERDAAEADAGRSGGDAVHLRELPRLWAHAAETGAAWTRGLIERLERGDYTMAGEGERAFGTPGSWPVPSAPLHTCP, from the coding sequence ATGTCGGCGACGCGGCTACTGGTCCTCGGCGTGGTCCGCGGCTACGGGCGGGCACACGGCTACCTGGTCCGCCACGAACTGGTCTCCTGGGGCGCCCAGGACTGGGCGAACGTCAAGTGGGGCTCGATCTACCACGCGCTGCGGCAGCTCGCCAAGGAGGGCCTGCTGAGCTCCACCGAGATCGCCCAGTGGCCGGGCCGCGTCGACTACGAGATCACCGAGCGCGGCGACGAGGAGTTCCTCCGCCTGCTCAGGGACGCCCTCGCCCGCCCGGAGCACCGGCCCGACATGCTGGGCGCGGCGCTGGTGCTGCTGCCGGCGCTGCCCCGCGCCGAGGCGGTGGCGCTGCTCCGGGAGCGGCTCGACGCCCTGGAGGCGGAGCGGGACGCGGCCGAGGCCGACGCCGGGCGGTCCGGCGGCGACGCCGTCCACCTGCGTGAACTGCCCCGGCTGTGGGCGCACGCGGCGGAGACCGGCGCGGCCTGGACCCGCGGACTGATCGAGCGGCTGGAGCGCGGCGACTACACCATGGCCGGCGAGGGCGAGCGCGCCTTCGGCACCCCGGGGAGCTGGCCGGTGCCGTCCGCGCCGCTGCACACCTGCCCGTGA
- a CDS encoding GNAT family N-acetyltransferase: protein MTPDHADQVLEIYRAGIAEGNATFETTTPTWAAFDASKLPRHRFVALGASGGAGRRAEQAHGGDVAGEETVLGWTAVSATSSRAAYAGVVEHSVYVSPAARGRGVARALLDALIASTEAAGVWTIQSGIFPENTASLRVHEKAGFRVVGVRERIARHHGRWRDVVLVERRSPHL from the coding sequence ATGACGCCCGACCACGCCGACCAGGTCCTGGAGATCTACCGGGCCGGGATCGCGGAGGGCAACGCCACCTTCGAGACCACCACCCCGACCTGGGCGGCCTTCGACGCCTCCAAGCTGCCGCGGCACCGCTTCGTCGCCCTCGGCGCGTCCGGCGGCGCCGGCCGCCGCGCCGAGCAGGCCCACGGCGGCGACGTGGCGGGGGAGGAGACCGTGCTGGGCTGGACGGCGGTCTCCGCGACGTCCAGTCGGGCCGCCTACGCCGGCGTCGTCGAGCACTCCGTGTACGTCTCCCCGGCGGCGCGCGGACGCGGGGTGGCGCGGGCCCTGCTGGATGCGCTCATCGCCTCCACCGAGGCCGCCGGCGTCTGGACCATCCAGTCCGGGATCTTCCCCGAGAACACCGCCAGCCTGCGCGTGCACGAGAAGGCCGGCTTCCGGGTGGTCGGAGTGCGCGAGCGGATCGCCCGCCACCACGGCCGGTGGCGGGACGTCGTCCTCGTCGAGCGCCGCAGTCCGCACCTGTGA
- a CDS encoding SSI family serine proteinase inhibitor — MPTPSSRPPRAPQRRSGVGAVFATALAAVACLASPAAAVAPGQPSTDRAAAAQLLLTLRQGESTTGPVLRQVTLECSPDGGSHPTPELACDSMHEAEGSPERLGATGDMCTMIFQPVTGEIRGTWSGRTLNFTETYGNECLAGAATDGVLRF; from the coding sequence ATGCCCACGCCCTCCAGCCGCCCCCCACGCGCACCGCAGCGACGATCCGGCGTCGGCGCGGTGTTCGCCACGGCACTCGCGGCCGTGGCCTGCCTGGCGTCGCCGGCCGCCGCCGTCGCGCCCGGCCAGCCGTCCACCGACCGAGCCGCGGCGGCCCAGCTGCTGCTGACCCTCCGGCAGGGCGAGAGCACCACCGGCCCGGTGCTGCGCCAGGTGACCCTGGAGTGCTCGCCGGACGGCGGCAGCCACCCCACCCCGGAACTGGCCTGCGACTCCATGCACGAGGCCGAGGGATCACCCGAGCGGCTGGGCGCCACCGGCGACATGTGCACCATGATCTTCCAGCCGGTGACCGGCGAGATCCGCGGCACCTGGTCGGGGCGCACCCTGAACTTCACCGAGACCTACGGCAACGAGTGCCTCGCCGGCGCCGCGACCGACGGCGTGCTGCGCTTCTGA
- a CDS encoding alpha/beta fold hydrolase has protein sequence MTETELELPDGRTLHVYDTGDGSDGRLAVFWHHGTPNTGAPPKPLFPAADRLGVRWVSHDRPGYGGSTPHPGRTVASAAADVAHVADALGIERFAVMGHSGGGPHALACGALLPGRVLGVVSVAGLAPYGAEGLDWFAGMADSGVASLRAAAAGRAATERHEAAGAEYDPEFTPADLAALHGAWSWFDEVVGAAVAGGRDALIDDDVAYVTPWGFDPARVAAPLLLLHGGQDRVVPSAHGRWLASRCPSAELRLLPREGHISVLNSAEAALEWLREGVAHGVS, from the coding sequence ATGACGGAGACCGAGCTGGAACTGCCCGACGGCCGTACGCTGCACGTCTACGACACCGGCGACGGCTCCGACGGCCGCCTCGCCGTCTTCTGGCACCACGGCACGCCGAACACCGGCGCGCCCCCGAAGCCGCTGTTCCCGGCCGCGGACCGGCTCGGCGTCCGCTGGGTGTCGCACGACCGTCCCGGCTACGGCGGATCCACCCCGCATCCCGGCCGGACCGTGGCGTCCGCCGCGGCCGACGTCGCCCACGTCGCCGACGCGCTGGGCATCGAGCGCTTCGCCGTGATGGGGCACTCCGGCGGCGGCCCGCACGCGCTGGCCTGCGGCGCCCTGCTGCCCGGGCGGGTCCTCGGCGTCGTCAGCGTGGCCGGGCTCGCCCCGTACGGCGCCGAAGGGCTCGACTGGTTCGCGGGCATGGCCGACTCCGGCGTGGCCTCGCTGCGCGCCGCCGCCGCGGGCCGCGCCGCCACGGAGCGCCACGAGGCCGCGGGCGCCGAGTACGACCCGGAGTTCACCCCGGCCGACCTCGCCGCGCTCCACGGAGCGTGGTCCTGGTTCGACGAGGTCGTCGGTGCCGCCGTCGCGGGCGGCCGGGACGCGTTGATCGACGACGACGTGGCGTACGTCACCCCGTGGGGGTTCGACCCCGCACGCGTCGCCGCGCCCCTCCTGCTGCTGCACGGTGGCCAGGACCGGGTCGTGCCCAGCGCGCACGGCCGGTGGCTGGCGAGCCGCTGCCCGTCGGCGGAACTCCGGCTGCTACCGCGGGAGGGACACATCTCGGTCCTGAACTCCGCCGAGGCCGCCCTGGAGTGGCTGCGGGAAGGCGTTGCTCACGGCGTGTCATGA
- a CDS encoding GNAT family N-acetyltransferase: MVLGELVRLRAMGPADAEALWRWNHDPEVMRWMDDTYPQTLEQVRGWLAERPRNAYGSLLLGVEALADGALIGLVSLHDAEPEKGIAELDIYLGEKDYWGRGYATDAMRTICRYGFEDMRLHKVTLTVVTENHAARRVYEKVGFVEEGRLRQVFRRDGRWYDMYTMGLLAHELR, translated from the coding sequence ATGGTGCTCGGCGAACTGGTGAGGCTCCGGGCGATGGGCCCGGCGGACGCCGAGGCACTGTGGCGCTGGAACCACGACCCCGAGGTCATGCGCTGGATGGACGACACCTACCCGCAGACGCTGGAGCAGGTCCGCGGCTGGCTGGCGGAGCGCCCCCGCAACGCCTACGGCTCCCTTCTCCTCGGCGTCGAGGCGCTGGCCGACGGCGCGCTGATCGGCCTGGTCAGCCTGCACGACGCCGAGCCAGAGAAGGGCATCGCGGAACTCGACATCTACCTGGGCGAGAAGGACTACTGGGGCCGGGGCTACGCCACCGACGCGATGCGGACGATCTGCCGCTACGGGTTCGAGGACATGCGCCTGCACAAGGTGACGCTCACCGTGGTCACCGAGAACCACGCCGCGCGCCGGGTGTACGAGAAGGTCGGCTTCGTCGAGGAGGGGCGCCTGCGCCAGGTCTTCCGCCGGGACGGCAGGTGGTACGACATGTACACGATGGGCCTGCTGGCACACGAACTGCGCTGA
- a CDS encoding tetratricopeptide repeat protein — MRKRIETAVEQAAGLAARGRVAAALHRVQEARRWAAALAPTGQAPDGVEGLDRPGGAAGPDHPGAAGVAGPDGPDAWRVVLARLAWFEGYLTVRSGWWAEGAALCREAEAVLGPAEAGRPAPNGRAGAAGHPDPVDDPAARATVLVAAGRLPDAERAAGEAVRRARAETADDRGGDARAGTPGVGRRGGNRERPRQALRATGRWCALLLETGHPRLAEEEYARGWEEARRAYGPGHPLTLELRAGHARALVARGWREEGVRELRAVLRIGGRGLPGLRTDLTDHQLTLAATLAEQDEYAVAAELLRELPPRLTERPDPSSPDPLARGVHLLAEVRRGQRRYGEAVELADAVLRHRARRLGEAHPYTALTRLVQAGALVGVGRPGEAVWGAARAVADLTHALAPEHPWVQDGTVVLARALLGDGRVEQGTAELEGVVRALERHAGARHPRTLRARRALEEALVATGARAGRGLAREAG; from the coding sequence GTGCGGAAGCGGATCGAGACGGCGGTGGAGCAGGCGGCGGGGCTGGCCGCCCGGGGCCGCGTGGCGGCGGCGCTGCACCGCGTCCAGGAGGCGCGGCGGTGGGCGGCGGCGCTGGCCCCGACCGGTCAGGCGCCGGACGGCGTGGAGGGCCTGGATCGTCCGGGCGGCGCGGCCGGACCGGATCACCCAGGCGCGGCCGGCGTTGCGGGCCCGGACGGCCCGGACGCCTGGCGCGTCGTGCTGGCCCGGCTGGCCTGGTTCGAGGGCTATCTGACCGTGCGTTCGGGCTGGTGGGCGGAGGGCGCCGCGCTGTGCCGGGAGGCGGAGGCCGTGCTCGGTCCCGCGGAGGCGGGACGGCCCGCGCCGAACGGCCGTGCCGGCGCCGCGGGCCACCCCGACCCCGTCGACGATCCCGCCGCGAGGGCGACCGTCCTGGTCGCGGCGGGACGGCTGCCGGACGCGGAGCGGGCGGCCGGCGAGGCGGTGCGGCGGGCCCGGGCCGAGACGGCGGACGACCGGGGAGGTGACGCGCGTGCCGGCACGCCCGGAGTCGGTCGGCGCGGCGGCAACCGGGAGCGGCCGCGGCAGGCGCTGCGGGCCACCGGCCGGTGGTGCGCGCTGCTGCTGGAGACCGGTCACCCGCGGCTCGCCGAGGAGGAGTACGCGCGCGGCTGGGAGGAGGCACGGCGGGCGTACGGCCCCGGTCACCCGCTCACCCTGGAACTGCGCGCCGGGCACGCCCGGGCGTTGGTCGCCCGCGGCTGGCGCGAGGAGGGCGTCCGGGAGCTGCGGGCCGTGCTGCGGATCGGCGGCCGCGGCCTGCCCGGGCTGCGCACCGACCTGACCGACCACCAGCTGACGCTGGCCGCCACCCTCGCCGAGCAGGACGAGTACGCGGTCGCGGCCGAGCTGCTCCGGGAGCTCCCGCCCCGCCTCACCGAGCGGCCGGATCCCTCCTCGCCGGACCCGCTGGCGCGGGGCGTCCATCTGCTGGCGGAGGTGCGGCGCGGGCAGCGGCGGTACGGGGAGGCCGTGGAGCTGGCCGACGCGGTGCTGCGGCACCGTGCCCGCCGGCTGGGCGAGGCGCACCCGTACACCGCCCTGACCCGGCTGGTGCAGGCCGGGGCGCTGGTGGGGGTCGGGCGGCCCGGGGAGGCCGTGTGGGGGGCGGCCCGCGCCGTCGCCGACCTGACGCACGCACTCGCGCCGGAGCATCCCTGGGTCCAGGACGGCACGGTGGTGCTGGCTCGGGCGCTGCTGGGCGACGGCCGCGTCGAGCAGGGCACCGCGGAGCTGGAGGGCGTCGTGCGCGCCCTGGAGCGGCACGCCGGGGCGCGGCACCCCCGGACGCTGCGGGCCCGCCGCGCCCTGGAGGAGGCCCTGGTCGCCACAGGCGCCCGCGCCGGCCGCGGCCTGGCCCGGGAGGCCGGCTGA
- a CDS encoding GNAT family N-acetyltransferase, with translation MAKEDGNGTGPTDLPLPGAAAEERGPNRAVLPGGVHGPRIGEPLRLESSGEAAAHAAAWRRLVTTLPDGGSYFMTPDWVLSWWRYLADSSGSGTVLMWHAPTAAGGGAAGRGHPGPGGRRAGGEIGGVGGEACAGGGRGGTPGWGTGPVGAGTACVAVLPLWWQTVPLHRRLPGLPRVPLLTLLGSGAGAADHLGFPARPCGQRQVRERLAELARRGTVLLPNLDESAIGAVPEGARLLERTACPRLELTPSREPGSPRLRKHVRAWRRRLHAAGVRFRWVAPKEMTAGLLEDVVRLHAARSHAIGRPTSFDRSRLPFHRSLLEWAEPEHGPAALLAEDSDGVPVGAVYGFQWQGCFSHYQTGWDPAYRRESLGTVLVAEAVRAVAEAGMRTYDFLRGAEDYKYRFEAEDRHDLSWVLPHGLSGAAWLLRERARLARDGRADGPTTG, from the coding sequence GTGGCGAAGGAAGACGGAAACGGCACGGGCCCGACGGACCTCCCGCTGCCCGGCGCGGCCGCGGAGGAGCGCGGACCGAACCGCGCGGTGCTGCCGGGGGGCGTCCACGGCCCGCGGATCGGTGAGCCGCTGCGGCTGGAGTCCTCCGGCGAGGCGGCGGCGCACGCGGCCGCCTGGCGCCGGCTGGTGACCACCCTGCCCGACGGCGGCTCGTACTTCATGACCCCGGACTGGGTGCTGAGCTGGTGGCGCTACCTGGCCGACTCCTCCGGCTCCGGCACCGTGCTGATGTGGCACGCGCCCACCGCGGCCGGCGGCGGCGCGGCCGGCCGCGGCCACCCCGGCCCGGGCGGTCGGCGGGCGGGCGGTGAGATCGGCGGGGTCGGCGGCGAAGCCTGCGCGGGCGGGGGCCGGGGCGGGACGCCGGGGTGGGGCACGGGCCCGGTCGGCGCCGGCACCGCCTGTGTGGCCGTGCTGCCGCTGTGGTGGCAGACCGTCCCGCTGCACCGCCGGCTGCCGGGACTGCCCCGGGTGCCGCTGCTCACCCTGCTGGGCTCGGGGGCCGGCGCCGCCGACCACCTGGGGTTCCCGGCCCGGCCGTGCGGTCAACGGCAGGTCCGGGAGCGGCTCGCCGAACTGGCCCGGCGCGGCACCGTGCTGCTGCCGAACCTGGACGAGTCGGCGATCGGCGCGGTCCCCGAGGGGGCGCGGCTGCTGGAGCGCACCGCCTGCCCCCGGCTGGAGCTGACGCCGAGTCGCGAGCCGGGCTCCCCCCGGCTGCGCAAGCACGTGCGGGCCTGGCGGCGCCGGCTGCACGCGGCCGGGGTGCGGTTCCGCTGGGTGGCGCCGAAGGAGATGACCGCCGGCCTGCTGGAGGACGTGGTGCGGCTGCACGCGGCCCGGTCGCACGCCATCGGCCGGCCGACCAGCTTCGACCGCTCCCGGCTGCCCTTCCACCGCTCGCTGCTGGAGTGGGCCGAGCCCGAGCACGGGCCGGCGGCGCTGCTCGCCGAGGACTCCGACGGCGTGCCGGTCGGCGCCGTCTACGGCTTCCAGTGGCAGGGCTGCTTCTCGCACTACCAGACCGGCTGGGACCCGGCCTACCGGCGGGAGAGCCTGGGCACGGTGCTGGTGGCCGAGGCGGTGCGGGCGGTCGCCGAGGCCGGCATGCGCACCTACGACTTCCTGCGCGGCGCCGAGGACTACAAGTACCGCTTCGAGGCCGAGGACCGGCACGACCTCAGCTGGGTCCTGCCGCACGGCCTCTCCGGCGCCGCCTGGCTGCTGCGGGAGCGCGCCCGGCTGGCCCGCGACGGCCGCGCGGACGGCCCCACCACCGGATGA
- a CDS encoding polysaccharide deacetylase family protein: MQPVTFSGRRRQIDAVLRRSPAQALFRARAAHRLAVLAYHEIHDSRRFGAQLDRLLRVANPVSLEEVTEAVVAQRPLPPHSVLITLDDGDRSVLDRALPALAARGIPAVAFVIPGLLGGDTPFWWNDVAHSLAHGGTARGVTETDPHRVLGLLKTLPDADRRRIVEELRVTSDAPPLRQRQLTAEDLATLQAGGVAIGNHTLSHPCLDACDAETVRREIVEADRLLERALGRPVRTFAYPNGNFDERAERVLRQLGYHTAFLFDHRLVPARIPDPLRISRLRVGLAMTDDRFDTVVSGLHPAVHRLRGGT, from the coding sequence TTGCAACCCGTCACGTTCAGCGGGCGGCGCCGCCAGATCGACGCCGTACTGCGCCGCTCACCGGCGCAGGCGCTCTTCCGGGCCCGCGCCGCCCACCGCCTGGCCGTGCTCGCCTACCACGAGATCCACGACAGCCGTCGCTTCGGCGCCCAGCTCGACCGCCTGTTGCGGGTGGCCAACCCGGTCTCCCTGGAGGAGGTGACCGAGGCGGTGGTGGCGCAGCGCCCGCTGCCGCCGCACAGCGTGCTGATCACCCTGGACGACGGCGACCGCTCGGTGCTCGACCGGGCGCTGCCGGCCCTGGCGGCGCGCGGCATCCCGGCGGTCGCCTTCGTGATCCCCGGGCTGCTCGGCGGTGACACGCCGTTCTGGTGGAACGACGTGGCCCACTCGTTGGCCCACGGCGGCACGGCCCGCGGCGTCACCGAGACCGATCCGCACCGAGTCCTCGGGCTGCTGAAGACGCTGCCGGACGCGGACCGGCGGCGGATCGTCGAGGAGCTGCGGGTCACCAGCGACGCGCCGCCGCTGCGTCAGCGGCAGCTGACCGCCGAGGACCTGGCCACGCTCCAGGCCGGCGGCGTGGCCATCGGCAACCACACGCTGAGCCACCCCTGCCTGGACGCCTGCGACGCGGAGACCGTCCGGCGGGAGATCGTGGAGGCCGACCGCCTCCTGGAGCGGGCCCTGGGCCGGCCGGTGCGCACCTTCGCCTACCCCAACGGCAACTTCGACGAGCGGGCCGAGCGGGTGCTGCGGCAGCTCGGCTACCACACGGCCTTCCTCTTCGACCACCGCCTGGTGCCCGCCCGGATCCCCGACCCGCTGCGGATCAGCCGGCTGCGGGTCGGCCTGGCGATGACCGACGACCGCTTCGACACCGTGGTCTCCGGCCTGCATCCGGCGGTACACCGGCTGCGCGGCGGGACCTGA
- a CDS encoding polysaccharide deacetylase family protein, which yields MAATARPSDALRAGVKRGLARMPRARSGAPSGATVLIYHRVGGDSPDELDVTVADFTAQLDVLAALGTGPGGVVGLDAAVDRLRRGDPTGSTVITFDDGFADLYRHAWPRLRERGLPFTVYLTAGRVGTTMSWPGSTATATAAPALTWEQLAEMVGSGLCEVANHTLSHPRPELLTSTELDACDELIHRHLGVRTRHFAYTWGVPVPRMEAALRARYRTAATGAVGRNRPGGDPMRLHRVPVRRTDPLDFFRAKLAGGLLPERLYAGIVRTAKAVGARA from the coding sequence ATGGCAGCCACAGCCCGGCCCAGCGACGCCCTGCGGGCCGGCGTCAAACGCGGTCTGGCCCGAATGCCCCGTGCCCGCTCCGGCGCGCCGAGCGGGGCCACCGTGCTCATCTACCACCGCGTCGGCGGCGACAGCCCCGACGAACTCGACGTCACCGTCGCCGACTTCACCGCCCAGCTCGACGTGCTGGCGGCGCTCGGCACCGGACCCGGCGGGGTGGTCGGCCTGGACGCCGCCGTGGACCGCCTGCGGCGCGGCGACCCCACCGGCTCCACCGTGATCACCTTCGACGACGGCTTCGCCGACCTCTACCGGCACGCCTGGCCGCGCCTGCGGGAACGCGGCCTGCCGTTCACCGTCTACCTCACCGCCGGCCGGGTGGGCACCACCATGAGCTGGCCCGGCTCCACCGCCACCGCCACCGCCGCACCCGCCCTGACCTGGGAACAGCTGGCCGAGATGGTCGGCAGCGGCCTGTGCGAGGTGGCCAACCACACGCTCAGCCACCCCCGCCCGGAACTGCTCACCAGCACCGAACTGGACGCCTGCGACGAGCTGATCCACCGGCACCTCGGCGTGCGCACCCGGCACTTCGCCTACACCTGGGGCGTTCCGGTGCCCCGGATGGAGGCGGCGCTGCGGGCCCGGTACCGCACCGCCGCCACCGGCGCGGTCGGACGCAACCGGCCCGGCGGCGATCCGATGCGGCTGCACCGGGTCCCGGTGCGGCGCACCGACCCGCTGGACTTCTTCCGCGCCAAGCTGGCCGGCGGCCTGCTGCCGGAGCGGCTCTACGCCGGCATCGTGCGCACCGCCAAGGCGGTGGGCGCCCGTGCCTGA
- a CDS encoding glycosyltransferase gives MPEPATTTARAPGGVPHGDGTRRLRGPGGRRLRVAHLTTVDMSLHLLLGTELSVDVASGLEVYGLSAPGRYVPLIEERGVTHVPLRRLTRAWDPAADAAAAAELLAALRRLRLDVLHTHNPKTGVLGRLLGRAAGVPVVVNTCHGLWLRPGDGAARRGLVLGAETLAGRVSHAELYQNGADRERLAWAVPRARSRVAGNGVDLDRFRPDPAARRAVRARLGVRDGELLVGGVGRRVAEKGVPEYVAAAARLAGDRRGGPGEGAGPAVHFVWAGPEDPDKPDAVPAAGAAGPVRWLGEWRDMPAFYSALDVFVLPSHREGFSRSAMEAAACGLPMVLSDIRGCREIGRHERELLLTPPGDAERLAGAVDRLLRRPELRARLGRAARERAAREFDQRRVARLSLDTYAAVARRRGLGWTG, from the coding sequence GTGCCTGAACCGGCCACCACGACGGCGCGGGCACCGGGCGGGGTGCCGCACGGCGACGGCACCCGGCGGCTGCGCGGCCCCGGCGGCCGGAGGCTCCGCGTCGCCCACCTGACCACCGTCGACATGAGCCTGCACCTGCTGCTGGGCACCGAGCTGTCCGTGGACGTGGCCAGCGGCCTGGAGGTGTACGGGCTCAGCGCCCCCGGCCGCTACGTGCCGCTGATCGAGGAGCGCGGGGTGACGCACGTGCCGCTGCGCCGGCTGACCCGGGCCTGGGACCCGGCGGCCGACGCCGCCGCCGCGGCCGAGCTGCTCGCCGCGCTGCGCCGGCTCCGGCTCGACGTGCTGCACACCCACAACCCCAAGACCGGGGTGCTGGGCCGGCTGCTGGGGCGCGCCGCCGGCGTCCCGGTGGTGGTGAACACCTGCCACGGGCTCTGGCTGCGCCCCGGCGACGGCGCGGCGCGCCGGGGCCTGGTGCTCGGCGCCGAGACGCTGGCCGGGCGGGTCTCGCACGCCGAGCTGTACCAGAACGGCGCGGACCGGGAGCGGTTGGCCTGGGCGGTGCCCCGCGCCCGCTCGCGGGTGGCCGGCAACGGCGTCGACCTCGACCGCTTCCGCCCGGATCCGGCGGCGCGCCGCGCCGTCCGGGCCCGCCTGGGCGTGCGGGACGGCGAGCTGCTGGTGGGCGGGGTGGGCCGGCGGGTGGCGGAGAAGGGGGTGCCGGAGTACGTCGCGGCGGCCGCCCGGCTGGCGGGGGACCGGCGGGGCGGGCCGGGGGAGGGGGCGGGGCCCGCGGTGCACTTCGTCTGGGCCGGCCCGGAGGACCCGGACAAGCCCGACGCCGTGCCGGCGGCCGGCGCGGCGGGGCCGGTGCGCTGGCTGGGGGAGTGGCGGGACATGCCGGCGTTCTACTCCGCCCTGGACGTCTTCGTGCTGCCCTCGCACCGCGAGGGGTTCTCCCGCTCGGCGATGGAGGCGGCCGCCTGCGGCCTGCCGATGGTGCTGAGCGACATCCGCGGCTGCCGGGAGATCGGCCGGCACGAGCGGGAGCTGCTGCTGACCCCGCCCGGCGACGCCGAGCGGCTGGCCGGGGCGGTGGACCGGCTGCTGCGCCGCCCGGAGCTGCGGGCCCGGCTCGGCCGGGCGGCCCGCGAGCGGGCGGCCCGGGAGTTCGACCAGCGTCGGGTCGCCCGGCTGTCCCTGGACACCTACGCGGCCGTGGCCCGCCGTCGCGGGCTGGGCTGGACGGGCTGA
- a CDS encoding sugar transferase, whose product MRRGGDIVVAALAGIALAPLIVAVALLVRITMGGPVVFHQTRVGRYGRTFRIHKFRTMRDARHPGESDADRLTPLGRLLRASSIDELPQLWNVLRGEMAIVGPRPTLPEQVMHYTPRQRGRLLVRPGLTGWAQIRGRNALSWPERIELDLEYVRDRSLRLDLRIMLRTVGVLLRPVGITGAGGVNPGFPIPGTDRTTPAATVAPSAPVAPGAHEAARGRPAPEPTEPRAA is encoded by the coding sequence ATGCGCCGAGGGGGAGACATCGTGGTGGCGGCGCTGGCCGGAATCGCGCTCGCGCCGCTGATCGTCGCCGTCGCCCTGCTGGTCCGGATCACCATGGGCGGGCCGGTGGTCTTCCACCAGACCCGCGTGGGCCGCTACGGACGCACCTTCCGCATCCACAAGTTCCGCACCATGCGCGATGCGCGCCACCCCGGCGAGTCGGACGCGGACCGGCTCACCCCGCTCGGCCGGCTGCTGCGCGCCAGCAGCATCGACGAGCTGCCGCAGCTGTGGAACGTGCTCCGCGGTGAGATGGCCATCGTGGGACCCCGCCCCACCCTGCCCGAGCAGGTCATGCACTACACGCCCCGGCAGCGCGGCCGGCTGCTGGTCCGCCCGGGGCTGACCGGCTGGGCGCAGATACGCGGACGCAACGCGCTGAGCTGGCCGGAACGGATCGAACTGGACCTGGAGTACGTGCGCGACCGCTCACTCCGGCTCGACCTGCGCATCATGCTGCGCACCGTCGGGGTGCTGCTGCGCCCGGTCGGCATCACCGGCGCCGGCGGCGTCAACCCCGGCTTCCCCATTCCCGGCACGGACCGGACCACCCCCGCAGCCACCGTCGCTCCCAGCGCTCCGGTCGCTCCCGGAGCGCACGAGGCCGCCCGCGGGCGCCCCGCCCCGGAGCCCACCGAGCCACGGGCGGCCTGA
- a CDS encoding O-antigen ligase family protein — protein MDQSLPAGGDVVEISGIDGAASGPPAGAGRPPGVGRRGRYRRRGVLDLLGAGLATAAAAWTLVTAAARPGAAPVPALLVLAAAALGVCAGRLWARRAPERVFGVPAALVAAVTVLAPGGLSGGPHVPPLWYGNANGALLAVAVGMACCAAWRAPGPRRHRGWLLLAAGLTGIAFVTRSSAGFTLCLLVLSGSLLLAGVRGRRGARTVLGVLAVLPVLAVAFTTALAGDKTGHAASDALRARLTDVRTTLWAEALDMAGAEPVFGVGPGRFAAHSALARADPDLLHAHSGPLERAAEQGLPGLALLGALFGWGLLALYRGGGPSRGPAPYRGAAPSLPGPAVAAPWGPVAVTGALALTAVAVHSSIDYILDFPVLLFFLGLLVGAASVRPAAGGRGGAPDGP, from the coding sequence ATGGACCAATCCTTACCGGCCGGGGGTGACGTCGTGGAGATCTCGGGGATCGATGGTGCGGCGTCCGGGCCGCCGGCCGGCGCCGGGCGGCCGCCCGGCGTGGGGCGCCGGGGCCGGTACCGGCGTCGGGGCGTGCTGGACCTGCTGGGCGCGGGCCTGGCGACCGCCGCCGCGGCGTGGACGCTGGTGACCGCCGCGGCGCGGCCGGGCGCGGCGCCGGTGCCCGCGCTGCTCGTTCTGGCCGCGGCCGCGCTCGGGGTGTGCGCCGGGCGGCTGTGGGCGCGGCGCGCCCCGGAGCGGGTGTTCGGGGTGCCGGCGGCGCTGGTGGCGGCGGTGACGGTGCTGGCGCCCGGCGGGCTGTCCGGCGGTCCGCACGTGCCGCCGCTGTGGTACGGCAACGCCAACGGGGCCCTGCTGGCGGTGGCGGTGGGCATGGCGTGCTGCGCGGCCTGGCGGGCGCCGGGTCCGCGCCGGCACCGGGGCTGGCTGCTGCTGGCGGCGGGGTTGACCGGGATCGCCTTCGTGACCCGCTCGTCGGCCGGTTTCACGCTGTGCCTGCTGGTGCTGTCGGGTTCGCTGCTGCTGGCGGGCGTGCGCGGGCGGCGGGGCGCGCGGACGGTGCTGGGCGTGCTGGCCGTGCTGCCGGTGCTGGCGGTGGCGTTCACCACGGCGCTGGCCGGCGACAAGACCGGGCACGCGGCCTCGGACGCGCTGCGGGCCCGGCTGACGGACGTGCGGACGACGCTGTGGGCCGAGGCGCTGGACATGGCGGGCGCCGAGCCGGTGTTCGGCGTCGGCCCGGGGAGGTTCGCCGCGCACAGCGCGCTGGCCCGCGCCGACCCCGACCTGCTGCACGCCCACTCCGGACCGCTGGAGCGGGCGGCGGAGCAGGGCCTGCCGGGCCTGGCGCTGCTCGGGGCGCTGTTCGGGTGGGGGCTGCTGGCGCTGTACCGCGGCGGGGGACCGTCCCGCGGCCCAGCTCCCTACCGCGGCGCAGCGCCGTCCCTGCCCGGGCCGGCGGTCGCCGCGCCCTGGGGGCCGGTGGCGGTCACCGGCGCGCTGGCCCTGACCGCGGTGGCGGTGCACTCCTCGATCGACTACATCCTGGACTTCCCGGTGCTGCTGTTCTTCCTGGGGCTGCTGGTGGGTGCCGCCTCCGTCCGCCCCGCCGCCGGGGGCCGCGGCGGGGCGCCGGACGGACCGTGA